DNA from Candidatus Bathyarchaeota archaeon:
GCTTAGCAATCGGCGCTGCATTATCAGGTGCAATAATAACAATTGGAGAAAACGTATGCGGGATGGACCGAGAGTCAAGGACTGAAGGCGGCAAAGTTGTAGAGTCAAAAGAACTGAGAAGACGTGTTGAAACTTTTCGAAAGTTCTGGGATGGCAAATACGGTGAGGTCGTCGTACAAACGAACGTGGAAGACCAAAGATTAGGTATAGACGTCTATGCACTTTCAAAGTTAGAAGTAAACGTAATCGAGCGAAAGTGGGGACAAGGCGCTAAAGCCATTGGAGGAGAAGTTCGAATACGTAACCTTGACAAAGCTATCATGCTTAAGAAAAGAGGTTACATAGTCATCCCCGACCCGGAAGACCCCACAGTCCAGCAAGCATTCAAAGACGGTGTTTTCAAATCCTTCGAAAGACACAGCAGAGTGGGCATCCCTAATCAGAAAGGCTTTCTTGAAGACATCGATTGGCTAAGGCAACAGGGCGCCAAGCATGTAATCCTTAAAACCGGTGCATACAGACCCTCTGCAGTTGCTTTCACCATGAAATTAGCTTCCGAGGCTAAAATTGAAGCAATAACTTTTGATGGCGCAGGCGGCGGAACTGGCATGAGCCCAGTTCCTATGATGGACGAAATGAGCATTCCAACGGTATACTTGGAATCATGGGTGCTGAAATGTGCTAGAATTCTAGAAAAGAAGGGCAAATTCGTACCAGATCTTATTATGGCAGGAGGCTTCATCAGTGAAACACAAATCTTCAAAGCAATAGCTATGAGCAACTTTGGCAACGGACCAATGGTTAAAGCAGTTTTAATGGGGCGCTCACCACTAACAGCGGTAATGAAAGCAAACTATTTCAGGCAGTTGTCTGAAGAGGGCAAGCTACCGCGTACCTTTGCGAACAGATACGGTGATACACCTGACAAGTTTTACATTGCTGCACCTAAGCTAAAAGAGAAATTCGGTGAAAGATTCAAGGAAATCCCATGGGAAGCAGTAGGATTGTACACATATCTTTCTGACCGTGTCGGCGTAGGACTCAAGCAATTGTTGGCGGGTGCAAGAAAGTGGAAACTTCACCTACTCAACAGAAACGATCTGATGGCCTTAAGTGAGAGGGCGGCAAAAGCCACAGGAATAGCCCTTGCGGAAGAGGCAGAACAAGACGCTATTGAAAGGATTTTAGAATAATACTTCCCCCTTTTTTTCCTTCTTTTTAAAGCTAGTAAACATTCGACTATTCAGTCTAGAAACTTACCTATATATCGCCTATGTTCGTGGCAAAAAAAAGAGAAGCGTGGTTTGTGGGTTTCTTTTGAAGAGCCGTGAGATGGATTATGCATACTATGAGACTGTTACGAGGCCTTCAGATAGCATGTGTGGAATGGGCCAGCCTACGTAGTCTTTAGGAGCTTCCCAGTACTTTATAGTTGCGAGATTGTGGATGTAAAAGCTAAGCGAAGAACTTCCTTTGGTTTTAGCTTTGAAAGTGAATTGCATCAATTCTACTTCGCCATTT
Protein-coding regions in this window:
- a CDS encoding FMN-binding glutamate synthase family protein, with translation MPERVDRNSAYLNAKSTTGTQTRVKDTSPTSGMCPICIRDCPFLCEISLSTFRGREALYPEPLQFGYSTAGALKDFGLDWSHFNIQASVFEVHGIEADSDVALFHNASTETKIAGIPLKVPILTGAFGSTEVARLNWDGLAIGAALSGAIITIGENVCGMDRESRTEGGKVVESKELRRRVETFRKFWDGKYGEVVVQTNVEDQRLGIDVYALSKLEVNVIERKWGQGAKAIGGEVRIRNLDKAIMLKKRGYIVIPDPEDPTVQQAFKDGVFKSFERHSRVGIPNQKGFLEDIDWLRQQGAKHVILKTGAYRPSAVAFTMKLASEAKIEAITFDGAGGGTGMSPVPMMDEMSIPTVYLESWVLKCARILEKKGKFVPDLIMAGGFISETQIFKAIAMSNFGNGPMVKAVLMGRSPLTAVMKANYFRQLSEEGKLPRTFANRYGDTPDKFYIAAPKLKEKFGERFKEIPWEAVGLYTYLSDRVGVGLKQLLAGARKWKLHLLNRNDLMALSERAAKATGIALAEEAEQDAIERILE